Proteins encoded by one window of Paludisphaera rhizosphaerae:
- the uvsE gene encoding UV DNA damage repair endonuclease UvsE, whose protein sequence is MIRFGLCCVFLNEPIKFSTTTAASLGKLDRAAGLAKLSAIGLANAGSLRSALTYCAANGIGCFRVNSQILPLKTHPLLGYNVEDLPNSDQVVARFKECGDFVRAHGLRTCFHPDQFVVLNSKRADVVDSSLRELEYQAEVAEWIGADVINVHGGGAFGDKPTALADFARALDRLSPRARERLTVENDDRVFTPADLLPVCRSTGVPLVYDVHHHRCRPDGLSVEEATTAALATWNREPLLHISSPIDGWTGARPERHHDFIDTTDFPDCWRSLDVTVEVEAKAKEVAVLRLKGDLARRI, encoded by the coding sequence GTGATCCGGTTCGGCCTCTGCTGCGTCTTTCTCAACGAGCCCATCAAGTTCTCCACGACCACGGCCGCCTCGCTCGGCAAGCTGGACCGCGCGGCCGGCCTGGCGAAGCTCTCCGCGATCGGCCTGGCGAACGCCGGGTCTTTGCGCTCGGCCTTGACGTATTGCGCGGCGAATGGGATCGGCTGCTTCCGGGTCAACAGCCAGATCCTGCCGCTGAAGACGCACCCGCTGCTGGGTTACAACGTGGAAGACCTGCCGAACTCCGACCAGGTCGTCGCCCGGTTCAAGGAGTGCGGCGACTTCGTCCGCGCCCACGGCCTGCGGACGTGCTTCCATCCCGATCAGTTCGTCGTCCTGAACTCGAAGCGAGCGGACGTGGTGGACTCCTCGCTGCGCGAGCTTGAGTATCAGGCCGAGGTCGCCGAATGGATTGGGGCCGACGTGATCAACGTCCACGGCGGCGGGGCGTTCGGCGACAAGCCGACTGCGCTGGCTGATTTCGCCAGGGCCCTGGACCGCCTATCTCCCCGAGCCCGCGAGCGCCTGACCGTCGAGAACGACGACCGCGTCTTCACCCCGGCCGACCTGCTGCCCGTCTGTCGCTCAACCGGAGTGCCGCTCGTCTACGACGTCCACCACCACCGTTGCCGCCCCGACGGCCTGTCCGTCGAGGAGGCCACGACGGCCGCCCTCGCCACCTGGAACCGCGAGCCGCTCCTGCACATCTCCAGCCCCATCGACGGCTGGACCGGAGCCCGCCCCGAACGCCACCACGACTTCATCGACACGACCGACTTCCCCGACTGCTGGCGAAGCCTCGACGTAACGGTGGAGGTCGAAGCGAAGGCGAAGGAAGTCGCCGTCCTCAGACTGAAAGGCGACCTGGCTCGGCGGATTTGA
- a CDS encoding glycoside hydrolase family 15 protein, whose translation MGYRPIEEYGLIGDLHTAALVGQDGSIDWLCYPRFDSPSLFGAILDEHKGGSFRIAPSCPHATRKQLYWPDTNVLVTRFLSEKGVAEITDFMPVGLHNVPGAPFLVRKVHVIRGSAPFRLHCRPAFDYARTRHQTRIDGARAVFEGPSLELELVGSIDLTPEDDGVAAVFTLKPGETVAFALRRPSDGPFGHDEAEELMRATIAYWQTWLSHCTYKGRWREMVERSALALKLLTYEPTGAIVAAPTCSLPEKIGGERNWDYRFTWIRDAAFTLYGLMRIGFTEEAGRFMNWIEARCHEDCGDAPFQVVYGIDGRHDLPEEELSHLDGYCGSKPVRIGNGAAGQLQLDLYGELLDAVYLYNKHGAPISYDLWVQLERIVNFVCDNWKREDEGIWEARSGRRHYVYSKLMCWVAIDRAIRLADKRSFPADRERWIKARDEVYLDVMKNGWSNQQGSFVQAYGAEALDASVLIMPLVFFLSPTDPRLLKTVEAIRRPLAQGGLSSDSLVYRYDPELSPDGLDGREGAFNMCSFWMVEALTRAGKADPKYLRDARLMFEHMLGYANHLGLYGEETGATGEALGNYPQALTHLSLISAAFNLDRALDEGRSS comes from the coding sequence ATGGGCTATCGACCAATTGAGGAATACGGGCTGATCGGCGACCTGCATACGGCCGCCCTGGTGGGTCAGGACGGGTCGATCGACTGGCTATGTTACCCACGGTTCGACTCGCCGAGCCTCTTCGGCGCGATTCTCGACGAGCACAAGGGCGGATCGTTCCGGATCGCCCCGAGCTGCCCGCATGCAACCCGGAAGCAGCTCTACTGGCCCGACACGAACGTCCTGGTGACGCGCTTCCTCTCCGAAAAAGGCGTGGCCGAGATCACCGACTTCATGCCGGTCGGCCTGCACAACGTCCCCGGTGCGCCGTTCCTCGTGCGAAAGGTCCACGTCATCCGAGGCTCGGCCCCATTCCGCCTCCATTGTCGGCCGGCGTTCGACTACGCCCGCACGCGTCACCAGACGAGGATCGACGGCGCCAGGGCCGTGTTCGAAGGTCCCAGCCTGGAGTTGGAACTCGTCGGCTCGATCGATCTGACGCCCGAGGACGACGGCGTCGCCGCGGTGTTCACTCTCAAGCCGGGCGAGACGGTCGCCTTCGCCCTTCGCCGACCTTCCGACGGCCCCTTCGGTCATGACGAGGCGGAGGAGCTCATGCGCGCCACGATCGCCTACTGGCAGACGTGGCTGTCGCACTGCACCTACAAGGGGCGATGGCGCGAGATGGTCGAGCGCTCCGCGCTGGCCCTGAAGTTGCTGACCTATGAACCCACCGGCGCGATCGTCGCCGCGCCGACGTGCAGCCTTCCCGAAAAGATCGGCGGTGAGCGGAACTGGGATTATCGATTCACCTGGATCCGCGACGCCGCCTTCACGCTCTACGGCTTAATGCGGATCGGCTTCACGGAGGAAGCCGGTCGGTTTATGAACTGGATCGAGGCTCGCTGCCATGAGGACTGCGGCGACGCCCCGTTCCAGGTCGTCTACGGCATCGACGGTCGACACGACTTGCCAGAAGAGGAATTGAGCCACCTGGACGGCTACTGCGGCTCGAAGCCCGTCCGAATCGGCAACGGCGCCGCCGGCCAGCTTCAGCTCGATCTGTACGGCGAGTTGCTGGACGCCGTCTACCTCTACAACAAGCATGGCGCGCCGATCTCTTACGACCTGTGGGTCCAGCTTGAACGGATCGTGAACTTCGTCTGCGACAACTGGAAGCGCGAGGACGAGGGAATCTGGGAGGCTCGCAGCGGCCGCCGGCATTACGTCTATTCCAAGCTCATGTGCTGGGTGGCCATCGACCGGGCGATCCGACTGGCTGACAAGCGGTCGTTCCCCGCCGATCGCGAACGCTGGATCAAGGCTCGCGACGAGGTCTACCTGGACGTGATGAAGAACGGCTGGAGCAATCAACAGGGCTCGTTCGTCCAGGCGTACGGCGCCGAAGCGCTCGACGCCTCGGTCCTCATCATGCCGTTGGTCTTCTTCCTGTCGCCGACCGACCCGCGGCTGTTGAAGACCGTCGAGGCGATTCGCCGCCCGCTGGCGCAGGGGGGGCTGTCATCCGACAGCCTGGTCTACCGCTATGACCCCGAGTTGAGCCCCGACGGGCTCGACGGCCGAGAGGGCGCCTTCAATATGTGCTCGTTCTGGATGGTCGAGGCCCTGACCCGGGCCGGGAAGGCCGATCCCAAGTACCTGCGAGACGCCCGCCTGATGTTCGAACATATGCTCGGATACGCCAATCATCTCGGCCTCTATGGCGAGGAGACCGGTGCGACCGGCGAGGCCCTGGGCAACTATCCCCAGGCGCTGACCCACCTGTCGCTGATCAGCGCCGCGTTCAACCTCGACCGCGCTCTCGACGAAGGACGGTCCTCGTGA